A window from Salvia miltiorrhiza cultivar Shanhuang (shh) chromosome 2, IMPLAD_Smil_shh, whole genome shotgun sequence encodes these proteins:
- the LOC131013644 gene encoding BTB/POZ domain-containing protein At1g30440-like — MACVKLGSKTEAFQRQGQAWFCTSGLPSDVVVEVGEMSFHLHKFPLLSRSGVMERLVEEASKGEEGCVIKLPDIPGGAKTFETVAKFCYGVKLELTAANVVYLRCAAEHLEMTEEYGEGNLISQTESFLDQVVLDNWNDSLRALQTCDDILTYAEQLDIPRRCIDSLAAKACTEQNLLGWPVMERGGPLQSPGGSVLWNGISTGARPKSSNSEDWWYDDASVLSFDLYKRLILAMESQGVKQEIIAGSLNSYAKKYLPGLHRRRGSATLRNHLVGLLSEEDQKLLVEEIDYLLPLEKGLVPSKFLFGLLKTARILRANPSCVSNLEKRIGLQLDQAALEDLLMPTFSYSMETLYDVDCVLRILDHFLAMDQVAASPGSFDEGQLISSPSLTPITMVAKLIDGYLAEVAPDVNLKLPKFQSLAAAVPEYARPLDDGLYRAVDIYLKSHPWLADSDRDHLCRLIDCQKLSLEACTHAAQNERLPLRTIIQVLFFEQLQLRTSVAGCLLVSDNLDVSRQAPNEGGWTTTAVRENHALKAGMDSMRTRVSELEKECSNMRQEIGSLGRAKRSSIWGNVSKKLGLKSQMCSAQEGSVSKQNDRVEGNEKSRDKHRKEKKRPTSDD, encoded by the exons ATGGCTTGTGTGAAGTTGGGATCCAAGACTGAGGCATTCCAGAGGCAAGGACAGGCTTG GTTTTGCACGAGTGGTCTTCCAAGTGATGTGGTTGTCGAAGTTGGGGAAATGTCGTTCCATCTTCACAAG TTTCCATTGCTTTCAAGAAGTGGGGTTATGGAACGGCTCGTTGAAGAGGCGTCCAAAGGAGAGGAAGGCTGTGTCATTAAGCTACCCGACATTCCCGGTGGAGCGAAGACATTTGAAACAGTAGCTAAATTTTGCTACGGAGTCAAACTCGAACTCACTGCTGCAAACGTTGTGTACCTCCGCTGTGCAGCCGAGCATCTTGAAATGACCGAAGAGTATGGCGAGGGGAATCTCATTTCGCAAACGGAAAGCTTCCTTGATCAGGTGGTTCTCGACAACTGGAACGATTCTTTGCGGGCGCTACAAACCTGTGACGATATCCTTACCTATGCCGAACAACTCGATATTCCAAGACGATGCATTGATTCTTTGGCTGCCAAGGCGTGCACAGAACAGAATTTATTGGGATGGCCCGTGATGGAGCGTGGAGGCCCATTGCAGAGCCCTGGGGGGAGCGTCTTGTGGAATGGGATAAGCACCGGTGCTCGACCGAAAAGCTCAAATTCGGAAGATTGGTGGTATGATGATGCATCTGTTTTAAGTTTTGACCTCTACAAAAGGTTGATTCTGGCTATGGAGTCTCAGGGTGTGAAACAGGAAATAATTGCTGGCTCCCTCAATTCTTACGCGAAAAAGTACCTACCAGGGCTACATCGGCGCCGTGGCTCCGCCACGCTAAGAAACCACCTGGTGGGATTATTGTCGGAGGAAGATCAGAAGCTTCTCGTTGAAGAGATTGATTACTTGCTGCCATTGGAGAAGGGCCTCGTCCCGTCAAAGTTCCTGTTCGGTTTACTGAAAACGGCAAGGATTCTTCGAGCGAATCCCTCGTGTGTGTCGAATCTGGAAAAACGGATAGGGTTGCAGCTTGATCAGGCAGCGCTCGAGGATCTCTTGATGCCGACTTTCTCCTACTCAATGGAGACGCTGTACGATGTCGACTGTGTGCTGCGTATTCTCGATCATTTCTTGGCTATGGATCAGGTAGCCGCCTCCCCAGGCTCGTTCGATGAAGGCCAGTTGATCAGCTCGCCATCGCTCACGCCTATCACGATGGTAGCCAAGCTCATTGATGGCTACCTTGCAGAGGTTGCCCCAGATGTCAATCTGAAGCTCCCCAAATTTCAGTCTCTCGCTGCTGCCGTTCCCGAGTATGCGCGGCCGTTGGACGATGGGCTTTATCGCGCAGTCGACATCTATCTAAAG TCGCATCCGTGGCTAGCGGATTCCGACAGAGATCACCTCTGCAGGCTGATCGACTGCCAGAAACTCTCTTTAGAAGCTTGCACGCACGCAGCTCAGAATGAGAGGCTACCGTTGAGAACAATCATCCAAGTTCTCTTCTTTGAGCAGCTGCAGCTGAGGACTTCCGTGGCCGGGTGCTTGCTCGTCTCGGACAACCTTGACGTCTCGAGACAAGCGCCGAACGAGGGGGGCTGGACAACCACGGCCGTGAGGGAGAACCACGCACTGAAGGCAGGCATGGATAGCATGAGGACTAGGGTTTCTGAGCTCGAGAAGGAGTGCTCGAACATGAGGCAGGAGATCGGGAGTTTGGGGCGGGCGAAGAGATCGAGCATTTGGGGGAACGTGTCGAAGAAGCTCGGGTTGAAGTCCCAAATGTGCAGCGCGCAAGAGGGGTCTGTGAGCAAGCAGAACGATCGTGTTGAGGGAAATGAGAAATCTAGGGACAAGCACaggaaggagaagaagagacCAACTTCAGATGattaa